CTAAATCGTCCCGAGTCGGCTTTCCGATATAACCCGTCACGTGTGCGAGAGCGGGCCCCATCTTGTAGATTCTTCTCGGAGACGGAAGAAGAATGATGTATTTGGATATATTATCGAATACTGATATTCTTTCCTGTTGAGCGGTCGTGATCCCTTCCAAAAGAACGATCGGCTTTTTCGACTTTAGGTTTCTAGAAAATCTGGGTTCTATGAGTTCGTCTTCGTAATACGAAATCGGAATCGAAAGGGTTCTCGCAAATTCGTGGATAAACGCTTTTACCGTCGCCGGATCGTATTTAAAAAGAGAAGTATTTAAGATCGCGTCCAAGGAAGAATAATTCGAAACGAGCGCCATAGAAGTTTCCGGCGTGAGAAAGTTTCGGTCGAACATCTGTCCCCGAGCCGCCGGCATGATCTCGCTCTTTCTTACAAACTTCTCCGCTTTGAGTGCGTTGTCGGTTCCGTTGAAGATCTGAAGATTGAATAATTGAAAGATAAACGCGGCTAACGTAAAAACGACGAGCCCCGAAAAGATATACAATCGAAGACGGAAATTTCTCTCAAGACGGTATTCCGTCGCGGACTGAGCTCCGCCTAACAACTTACGCGTCCCCCATGTGATCCAGTTGATAGATCCAGGTCAAAGCGTAAAAAAATGCCGGAGCGATGAGCGCGTTGAAGATAGAAGTAAAAAATAAGGAATAACTCATATTCTCATGAAAGAAAATGGAGAATAGGTAATACGTCGCAACTCTTGTGATAAACGTGATGAGCAAAGAATAGATCGTGATGGAAAGATAATTCTCGTGATACGCGGAACGCGCAAACTTTCCAACCAAGTATCCGATCAGACAAAATGTCAAAGAATGAAGTCCTATCTTGTATGCCACCACGTTCCCCGAAGTGATTTCTCCTCCGAGTCCCGAGTCCGTCAAAAGTCCTCCGAAAAATCCGATCCAGAGTCCGTAGAGGGGGCCCCTTCTCAGAGCAAAGAACAATACGAGAAGAATCATAAAGTCGGGTTTGATCGCGGATCCGATCTCGAAAAGATTCGATCCGTTTAAAAAGTGTGCGATCAGAATTCCGACTGCGATAACGAGTTTTTCTAAGATCATTGCAAATCATCCTCGCTCGGAGGAAGGGACGGATTTTTAGGAACGTTCGTCTGCGGCTTATTCCCGTTAGGCGACAATGGGTTTTTGGAAGAATTCTCTTTGAGAACTTTTTCCTCTCCCGGATAATTGAGTTCCCCGAAGTAAGGATTTTCGATCGTGATATTTTGTCCTTCCGGCCAAGTTTCCAGCCATTTTTCGGGAAGTTTCAAAAGGATCGTCACACTTTCAAGCATTTCAAAACGAACAAAAGGTTTTAGATACGCGCTCTTAAAACTTCCGTTACGCGGTCCTTCTTCCGTGATCACTCCTACCGGAATTCCCGCGGGAAAAACACCGCCGCCGCCCGAGGTATAAACTGGTTTCCCGATCTTACTCAAGGATTCCGTATATTGAATCATCTCGTTCGGGCCCATCGGATATTCTCCAAAGACCCTCGGATCGATGATGATTCCGCTATCGATATAATTTAAAAGAGCTTCGGTTCCTCTTCCTGAGTTTCCGGAAAGATTGGCCCAGAGATTTGTATCGGGCATCGAAATTCCCATGTTGAAGTTGGAGTTGATCAGAGGTTGAACGACCGCGGATCCGCCGGTGACTGCGATTACCTTTCCGACTAACGCTTCTATGATCGCACCCTTTTGATCCACGGCCCTTGCGGTCACGGGCATATACGGTTTGATTCCCGCGTCGGATCCTTTGTCGATGATGATGGTTCTATAGATGGAGTTCAGACGAACCGATAAAACTTCGGCTTTGAGACTTGAGTATTTCTGACGACTCTGGAAACGAAGTTCTTTTCGAAGAGTATCGTTTTCACGATTTGCTTTTTCCAAATCCTGAGGAAGAAGTTTATAGTCTTCCATGACCGCAACGCAAGAATCCCTTTCCTTACGAACGGTTTCAAAAGATTCTAACTTATTGTATGCGCCTTTAAAAAATCCACCGAAGGAATCGATGGATCCGGAAACGATATCGCCCACTCTTTGGAAGCTTGCGATTCCTCGAACGATTACGTTACTTCTGAATGTTAGGGAAAGAATGGAGAATAAAACACAAAAGAGGAGTGAGACCGTCTCTTTGCTTCGGCTGAGTTGAAACCATAACATCGAATCTTCTTTTGCACTCCCGGCTTTTGTTCCGGAACAAAAAATCGTTCCGGATTTTTAGGCGCGTTCTTCTTGGAATTTCTTAGCGAATTCCCGGTTTGATGTATTTCAACTCGTCGAGATACTTTCCGGTTCCGAGAACCACACAGGTCAACGGGTTCTCCGCGCGGAAAACCGGAACTCCGGTTTCTTTGGAGAGATAGGTTTCCAGTCCTCGGAGGAGACAACCACCTCCGGTGAGAACGATTCCTCTTTCCACGATATCCGATGCGAGCTCGGGCGGAGTTCTTTCCAGAACTCGTTTGATTCCGTCTAAGATTTCGTCTGTCGGCTCTTTGAGGGCCTTTCTGATTTCGTTGGATTCCAATTCAAGAGTTCTTGGAAGTCCCGAAATCGCGTCCCGACCACGAACTTCCATCGTCTCCGCTTTCTTTTCAGGATATGCGTTTCCGATCGTAAGCTTGATATCTTCCGCGGTTCTTTCTCCGACGACCAGATTGTATTGGTTTCTAAGATATTTGATGATGGCTTCGTCAAACTCGTCTCCACCCGTGCGAATGGATTCTGCGATTACCATTCCCCCGAGAGAGATTACCGCGATTTCTGTGGTTCCACCGCCGATATCCACGATCATGTTTCCTGCAGGTTCGTTGATTGGGATGTTCGCTCCGATCGCCGCGGCCAACGCTTCTTCAATTAAGAATATTTCTCTCGCGCCCGCTTGTTCCGCAGATTCACGGACGGCGCGTCTTTCCACCTCGGTGATTCCGGACGGAACTCCGATCACGATTCTCGGTTTTACAAAAGTTGTGCGGTTATGCACTTTCGCGATAAAATAGCGGATCATCTTTTCCACGGTTTCAAAGTCGGCGATCACACCGTCTTTCATCGGACGGATGGCAACGATCTCACCCGGGGTTCTACCCAACATCCGTTTTGCTTCCTGCCCTACTGCGAGCACCTTTCCGGTCGCTGCGTGAACCGCAACAACCGATGGCTCGGAAAGAACAATCCCTTGTCCTTTCACGTGCACCAGTGTATTTGCCGTCCCCAGGTCAATTCCCATATCATTGGAAAACAGGGCATAGAGATTATCAAATATCATTTCGTGTACCTTTCAACCGCGGAGGTTATTTATCTTTATTATCTGTTAAAACCGGGAATTCCTGCAGAACTTTCCTATTTGAACGGTTTCAATAATTTCAACGGTTGGGTTCCCGGCAACTGCAAAACAAAAAAATGAGAAAACAAATTAAGCTGGATTCGATTTTAGCAGGAAAGCAATCTGTTCAACCATGGTTCAGGAAAAACCTCTCGCCGCTATCGATCTAGGCACCAATTCATTCCACATGATCATCGTTCGAGTTCGGGCTAACGGTACTTTTGAAGCCATAGCCCGAGAAAAAGAATCGGTGCGCTTGGGCAATCGTCTGCAAGAAGGAGGAGGTATAGACTCCGAATCCTTCAAACGAGGTATCGATTGTCTCAAACGTTTTAAGGTCCTCGCGGAAAACGCAGGAGCCGAGATCAGAGCGGTTGCCACGAGCGCACTCAGAGAAGCTTCCAATCAGGAAGAATTCTTAGAAGCGGCTTATCAACAAGCCGGCATATCGATCGACGTAGTGAGCGGTTATGAAGAAGCCCGTTTGATCTACTTCGGCATCCTCCAAGGCATCCCCGTTTTTGATCGTAAGATCATGATGATCGACATCGGCGGAGGTAGCACGGAATTGCTCGTCGGACACAGAGGAAACATACTCTTCTCCAAAAGTTTTAAGTTGGGCGCGATTCGTCTGACCGAAAAATTCTTTAAAGAAGAAACGTTGTCCAACTCGGACATCCGAAAGTGCAGACTTCATATCGAAGAAATGCTTCTTCCGTTTCGAAAGATTCTCAGAGACTTAAAACCGGACCTCGTAGTCGGTTCGTCCGGAACGATCCAAGCGATCGCGGGAATGATTCTCGCATCCCGTGGGGAAACCGAAGAGATCAGCTTGAACAACTTCGAATTCTCAACTCCTGAATTTAAAAAGATGAGAAACCTCATCTTAGAAGCGGACACTTCCAAAAAAAGGGCCAAGATCCCCGGTCTGGACGCGAAACGTTCGGACATCATCGTAGGCGGAACTCTGATCTTAGAAGAAATTTTTGATCTCGCGAACGTGCAGAGTCTTACGATTTCGGAATTTGCGCTCAGGGAAGGGATCGTCTATGACACGATCCGAAAATGGGAACACTTTGAAAACACAGAACACTCCAAACACTTGGATGATATCCGTCAGACTTCCGTTCACAACTTTATGCGCGCGTTTTCAAGGGACGAAGAATACTCAAGACACGTAGCCGATTTGAGCCTTCAGATTTTCGATCAGTTGAAAGGACTTCACAAATTAGGACAAGAACAGAGAGAACTTTTGGAAGCCGCTTCTCTGCTTCACGAAATCGGACAATCAATTTCGCATTCGGCGTATCACAAACACAGTTATTATATGATTCGAAATTCGGAAATGCTTTTGGGATTTACGTTTTTAGAAATTGAAATCATCGCACTCACGGCGCGTTACCACAGAAAAAATACTCCTCGAATCAAACACAGGGAATACAGCCGACTTTCGGAAAAAAATCAAACTCTCGTAAGACAACTTTCCGCCATCTTAAGGATCAGCTCCGCTCTGAATCGGAACCGAGGAGGGCTTGTTCCAAACGTGATCTGTAAGATCGAAAAAAATCAGATTCGATTCTTATTAAAAACGAGCAAAGGATACGATCCTTCTTTGGAAATTTGGGCCGCCGAAGAACAAAAATCCGCGTTTGAAGAAACTTACGGTTACACCGTACAATTCGTCGCGGCACCTTAAGTTTTCGAATTTGGAATTCTGGAAGAATCCTTTGTGAAAATAAAAACTTTCTTCAGAAAAATAAGAATCGAGGATTGTTAGAATGGCATAAAGATGATTTCAAATAAAATCGACGATCTTGAAATTCTAAAAACCGAATCCGGAATCGTTCTGATTCATAAGAAATTTCAAATCACTTCGATCTTTCTGATTGGAATGATAATTCTTTTTTTGTTCTTCTTGGAAGATGGATTGAAGATGAACTCTCTCTTCGATACGATTCTTTCTTTAACCATTTTTGGGATTCTCGGATTCGCCATTTACACGATTTTTCGTCATTCATTCAATTCTACGAAAGTAAAAATCGATTCCGAGTTTGTCGAAATTCTACAGAGTCCGTTTCCCACAAGACCGACGTTCAGAATTCCAAAACAAACCATAGCACAAGTAGAAATCAAAACGGATTACGAGTCGGAAAGTCCCGCCGAATTTTATTCCATTCTATTGAAGTTGACCGATTCTAAAAAAGTAATCGTCTTCGAAGATTTGAATTCCTGGGAAGAAACACAGAATCTTAAAAATCATATCGAAGAAACATTACGAAACATCGTATAAATTTTGAAATTAAAATCCGAGTCGTAAAAATCGAAAACTTTCGAGTTGCGAAAGATCGGATTCCTTGTGCTACGATCCAACTTTTTTTTAGAAATCGATACCAACTTCACCGCATTCGCGTCGGCGCGTTGGAATTTCGAAAAAATAATCCGTCTTAAACAAAAGTAGAGAATGAAGATCTATAAAAAGAGAATGAGCTACCGAAAAGAAACCTTGAATTCTAAGGAAGAATTCCGAAAACTTGTAGTTCGAAGATCTTTATAGGTCGTTGAAGAATATTCAAAATAATGAATTCAATCATTCCCGAAAAATTATCGATTCATAAAAAAAGAAATAAGACCGTCCTTTCTTACGATAAATACGATCATTCTTCCCTCGCCTTGTTACCGGTTCTTCTTTATGTAATGGGAACCATCTTTGTGGGAATGTTGGATTTCAAATCCATAGAAGAACTTTTGACCGCACTTCTCATTCTCGCGATCCCGGGATACGGTTTATACGTGATCGCGGATCATTCTTTCAACTCGACAAACATCGCGATGGATCCAAATCGTTTTGTGATCTATGACACTCCGATTCCGACTCGTTGCAGACAAGTCGTAAATAAAAACGAGATCAAAGCGGTTTCTACAAGAATCTATACGATCGTTTCCTCCGAGTTTCCCTCTTCGGATTATTACAGCGTCTCCTTGGTTCTTTCGGATTCGAAAGAAATTACGATCCTTGAAAAGATCGTAAACAAGGTTCACGCAAAGGCCATTCAAAAAATCTTAGAGGAAGAATTGAACACTTCGAGAGAATTTGTTCAAGAATCCGTTTAACAAAGATCGAAAAAAAATCTAAACCTTAGTTCCGTTTATTTTTCCGATCGACTCTTTTGTTCCTATTAACTTTCTTCCTGAAATTTGAGTTGAAATCGGACCTCAAGTCCGGTAAGAGTAAAATTACGGGTTTACATTTTTTAAAAGAAGAATCACGGGGAGAAATTTTTCTCAATCCTCTTTTGCAACACAATTCCAATAGAAAGAAAGGACAATCAAAGTGAACACAGCAGAGATCATGAAAGAGTTGGAATCGATGGGTTCCGAAGGAGTGAAAAAAATTTTTATCAATCACGGAGCGAAAGAACCGCTCTTCGGGGTAAAGGTGGGGGATCTTAAAAAGATTCAGAAAAAAATCAAAAAGAACAATTCGCTATCATTAGAACTTTATAAAACAGGAAACGCTGATGCGATGTATCTCGCCGGGTTGATCGCCGATGAAAAAGAAATTCAAAAAAAAGATCTTCAGTCTTGGGTCAAGACCGCGGCGTCTCCCATGATTAGCGAATGCACAGTAGCGTGGATCGCCGCCGAAAGCAAATACGGTTGGGAGCTCGCTAAAGAATGGATCGATTCCCCGAAGGAAAGTATCGCCTCCTCCGGTTGGAGCACATTCTCCAGTTTGCTTTCCATCACCACGGACGAACAAATCGATTCTCAAGAAATCCTCAAACTCTTAAAAAGAGTGGAATCTACGATCCACAAGTCTCAGAACCGCGTGAAGTATTGTATGAACGGCTTTGTAATCGCAGTCGGCGGATTTTATCCGAAGCTTACGGAAGAAGCTCTGAAAGTTTCCCAAAAAATCGGAACCGTAAACGTAATGACCGGTAAGACGGCGTGTAAGGTTCCGGACGCGGAAGAATACATTCTTAAAATGAAGAAGATGGGAAGACTAGGAAAGAAAAAGAAAGAGGCTCGTTGTTAAACGAAGTGCCGTTTTTTAAACAAGGCCTTCAACTTCTTAGTTCTGGGCCGACCTCCCCTTCGGATTAGAATGCGGAAGCTCGCAAATTTTTAGAAATTCCCTCCGCCAAGGGAGGAAGTAATTTTTTCATTCCGCAAGTATTGAAGTGAGTATAATCTCCGAAATCCTCTTTAGCAAAATAGGGGCCACCTAATTTCCAATAAGGAACTTCCTCTTCTATAAGAATCGATTCCCACTGCGACATCTGCGGTAAAGAATTCAAACGTGAATCAAAATCAGGACGAAAAGGAAGTGCAATCGCCAGAATAGCAACTCCTCGGGACTTCAAATAACGAAACAATACTTTCCAAGCCTCTAAGGAAGAAGATCTCGTTTTTTGCAAAGCGAGTTCGGCGTTCGGAGGCAAGGGTTGAAGTTGAGAATTGGGAACGCAGACTCCGTCGTAAGTTTCGTATCTTGCCCAATCCATGTATCCCTTGTTTTTTGAATATTCTAAATTTAGAAACTGATTTCGCTTCCGGTTCGCGGCCCATTTCCGAAACGGATTTCCGGAAATCAGACTCTCCATCTTCTTTTCCGAATAACTAAATTCATCCCCTTCTCCTATAATTTTGACCGAGGTCGACATGGACGCATTCAGACGAAGAAAAGGAAACACTCTTCCAAAAATATAAAAAAGACCGGAGGAAAGATTTTTTAGATAAAAGTTTCTCAGAGTCGAATTGAAAAAAAGCGCAAGATGAAAGGAATCATAGTTGAGCACAAGACTTCTATGAGCGCTCGCAACATCCATCTCCGATAAGGAAAAGACGGAACCGTTGACGACTACCAGAGCCGGTTTGATCCCGATTTTTTTTTCGTATTCCTTATATCGTAAGAGCATCCCCTCGGGTTGTTCCGAAGGCCTAGGAAGAAACCAGATCGGACGGGACAAGATAGATCCGAGTTCCTTTGGATGGACCCCGGAAAGAATCTGACTGTCTCCCAAAAAAACGATCGGCGCGTTCTTTTTAGAATGTTCCGCATCCGTATAAAGACTTTCATCCATATAAGAAAGACGTTCGTAGAGAAATGAATTTTTTTCCTGAAAGTCTACGAGAAACGGAAAAATAAGAATCTGAAAAAAAGAACTGAGTATAAAAAAGAGAGCAACGACTAACAGCGTCTTTACGGTCGATCTCGGTATTCTATCTTTCCATGAAATTTTCATTTTTATACCGGGCTTATTCTAAAATTGAAAATAAAAGAATTCTTTCTTTTCAAAAACTCCGAAAAGACAAAACAAAACAGCTACTCCGAAAGAAAGCGGAATCCATCGTGTCGGTCTGGTTACGATCTTTTCCAAAAAGGAGTCAGTACCTCCGGAAAAAACCATCCAAGGTTCGACGATCATAAGAGGAAGCAGAAGAAACAAAAGTTTCGCGGCAAAGACGGAGTTCCAATAAAATCCTCCGGACGCGTTTAAAACAAAATCCCAGAGTTCACTCGGAGAATGGACTTGGAATAAGAGCAGCCCGAGCGCAAACATCCAAAAAGTCAAAAGGACGCCGGATAGTTTTAAAACCCATTCTAAAATTTGAATATTCAAAGGAAGGAATCTAAGAACGTATTTCTGAAAAAGATTGTATCCGACCACTTGTAATCCGCAGTAACAACCCCAGACGAGATAACCGTAAGTGGCCCCGTGCCAGAGTCCCCCGAGAATCCAGACGATCATCAAATTTACGTTTTGTCTAAAAATGGAAACTCGATTTCCGCCCAGAGGAATGTAGAGATAATCCCGAAGCCAAGTCGATAGGGAAATATGCCAGCGCCTCCAAAACTCGGAAGGGCTGGAGGAAATAAACGGAAAATTAAAATTGAGCGTTAGACGAAATCCAAGCATCTTTGCGAGTC
This is a stretch of genomic DNA from Leptospira tipperaryensis. It encodes these proteins:
- a CDS encoding DNA alkylation repair protein, which codes for MKELESMGSEGVKKIFINHGAKEPLFGVKVGDLKKIQKKIKKNNSLSLELYKTGNADAMYLAGLIADEKEIQKKDLQSWVKTAASPMISECTVAWIAAESKYGWELAKEWIDSPKESIASSGWSTFSSLLSITTDEQIDSQEILKLLKRVESTIHKSQNRVKYCMNGFVIAVGGFYPKLTEEALKVSQKIGTVNVMTGKTACKVPDAEEYILKMKKMGRLGKKKKEARC
- a CDS encoding rod shape-determining protein, which produces MIFDNLYALFSNDMGIDLGTANTLVHVKGQGIVLSEPSVVAVHAATGKVLAVGQEAKRMLGRTPGEIVAIRPMKDGVIADFETVEKMIRYFIAKVHNRTTFVKPRIVIGVPSGITEVERRAVRESAEQAGAREIFLIEEALAAAIGANIPINEPAGNMIVDIGGGTTEIAVISLGGMVIAESIRTGGDEFDEAIIKYLRNQYNLVVGERTAEDIKLTIGNAYPEKKAETMEVRGRDAISGLPRTLELESNEIRKALKEPTDEILDGIKRVLERTPPELASDIVERGIVLTGGGCLLRGLETYLSKETGVPVFRAENPLTCVVLGTGKYLDELKYIKPGIR
- the mreD gene encoding rod shape-determining protein MreD, which gives rise to MILEKLVIAVGILIAHFLNGSNLFEIGSAIKPDFMILLVLFFALRRGPLYGLWIGFFGGLLTDSGLGGEITSGNVVAYKIGLHSLTFCLIGYLVGKFARSAYHENYLSITIYSLLITFITRVATYYLFSIFFHENMSYSLFFTSIFNALIAPAFFYALTWIYQLDHMGDA
- a CDS encoding Ppx/GppA phosphatase family protein, which gives rise to MVQEKPLAAIDLGTNSFHMIIVRVRANGTFEAIAREKESVRLGNRLQEGGGIDSESFKRGIDCLKRFKVLAENAGAEIRAVATSALREASNQEEFLEAAYQQAGISIDVVSGYEEARLIYFGILQGIPVFDRKIMMIDIGGGSTELLVGHRGNILFSKSFKLGAIRLTEKFFKEETLSNSDIRKCRLHIEEMLLPFRKILRDLKPDLVVGSSGTIQAIAGMILASRGETEEISLNNFEFSTPEFKKMRNLILEADTSKKRAKIPGLDAKRSDIIVGGTLILEEIFDLANVQSLTISEFALREGIVYDTIRKWEHFENTEHSKHLDDIRQTSVHNFMRAFSRDEEYSRHVADLSLQIFDQLKGLHKLGQEQRELLEAASLLHEIGQSISHSAYHKHSYYMIRNSEMLLGFTFLEIEIIALTARYHRKNTPRIKHREYSRLSEKNQTLVRQLSAILRISSALNRNRGGLVPNVICKIEKNQIRFLLKTSKGYDPSLEIWAAEEQKSAFEETYGYTVQFVAAP
- the mreC gene encoding rod shape-determining protein MreC → MLWFQLSRSKETVSLLFCVLFSILSLTFRSNVIVRGIASFQRVGDIVSGSIDSFGGFFKGAYNKLESFETVRKERDSCVAVMEDYKLLPQDLEKANRENDTLRKELRFQSRQKYSSLKAEVLSVRLNSIYRTIIIDKGSDAGIKPYMPVTARAVDQKGAIIEALVGKVIAVTGGSAVVQPLINSNFNMGISMPDTNLWANLSGNSGRGTEALLNYIDSGIIIDPRVFGEYPMGPNEMIQYTESLSKIGKPVYTSGGGGVFPAGIPVGVITEEGPRNGSFKSAYLKPFVRFEMLESVTILLKLPEKWLETWPEGQNITIENPYFGELNYPGEEKVLKENSSKNPLSPNGNKPQTNVPKNPSLPPSEDDLQ